TATCCTGTAATAGAAGATGTTTCGATTAAGAATAGCACAATTCAACTCAATTTCTTAATGACATGTTCGGATTGTAACGAAGAACACTTGTTCTTGCCATCTTCGTTTTATTCTGTTATAGGAAATAGGATCTTTATGCATTGTTTACCATCATTCCTGAACTAACCTTTCTTGGAGGTAAGTCGCATTTGCAAAGTAGATAGGGGACTCAATAGCAAGTATGAGAATTGACGGGATTCTTAGAGCTTCTCGATATCTGTTGAGACTCTGGTAAATATGAGTTCCGGGTATGTTTCCCATAACCGCAGTGTTCGGTCTAGTGACATGCAGTAGGATTTTGAATACAGAAACTCCGACCTGAAAACCGAGCCAAGAATTTAGATGTTTAATCAATAAAAGTCTTTCGTATTTTTGAGAAAGACTAATAAGTTAGCTAAATTTCCAACACGGGTGACTTTAATAGTAAATATTTCATTTTCGTATATCATAGACATAGGAGCTTAGTGAATTGTCAGCTTACCGCAATGGCAAGACCCAATGGTACCGAAATGAAAAGAACCCCCAAGAAGGAGGACAAACAAGCCAGGAAATCAAGTTTATCAACTTTCCACAATTGGTATGCTCCCCGATAATCAATCAATCCAATCACGGCTGTTATGATGATGGCCCCTAAGATTACGTTGGGCGTATAGTAAAAGAGTGGCATGAGAAACAACAGTGTAACAAGCACAGCCGAAGCCATTACTATGTTTGAAACTGCTGTCTGTGCTCCAGCATTGTAGTTGACTGCAGATCGAGAAAACGATCCTGAAACAACGATCCCCAAACGGTTAGATTAGGGTTCAAAAGTGACgataatttaatttaaggaTATAAAGGATCATCACCTGTTGTAACATAGCATGAAGAACAAGAACCAGCCATGTTCATGATACCAATAGCCATCATTTCTTTGTTACCATCAACTTGGTAATTTTTTATAGCAGCAAATGTTCTGCCTACAGCAATTCCTTCCTACACAATGAAAAACATCGCCAAGTTATACCGAATACTAAACTCGAACATGTATGCTAAAAACTGACATCTAATCCTGTTTCAAAAAACTTACAGTGAGAGCTAGGATTCCGGTAACGATGCCGGTTTTAATAGCGACAGCAAGCATGGGACCGTTAAAATATAGCATGTTTGCTGAAGGAGGATTCAAGCCTTTTGGTAACTGACCAATCTGTCAAGTAAAAGAAAGACAATTCGGTTTAGAGAAGTAGTTCAGAGACTATAAATTTTCGAGTTCCGAAGTTTAAACGCGGCTTCTTACAATTGAGACTCCGTGAATCTTTGATTTGAGGGCAAAAACTAGCAAGGTTGAAAGAATCACTGATGTTAATGGTGCCGCTGCCGATACCCAGAAAAGTTTTGGTTTCTTCATGCTCTGTGTGAATCCATACAATATTGAAAATGTTCAGAACTAAATACTCATtgatgtaataaaaaaaatgaattatatataGTAGGATAAATTGAGAAACTTACAATATGCCTTGTTGTTAATAGAAACAGCAGGAAACTGAACCCCATAACAATTGTTTTCCAGGACCACTGCAAATTATTTCCAGAAAAGGTCAACTTAATGTAATAACTAAACCGCTCAAACGAGAACGCCGGATTTAATAACAGCGAACccatatttttagtaaaaatatgttataaatagAGAGCTTCGGAATTCAGAAGTCTTTCCGGAAACAAAAGACCGAAACATAAGATTCGACCAGTTTCCGAGGTTTTCGAGAGAAATTTACCTCATCTCTGTGATGAAAAACAGAGGCCATAACAGGAACAAACTGCATCTTAGTGGTGAAGTGCACAATTCCAAGCAGCCCTTTCAGCTGCTGCAGTGATACAATAATGGCTGCACCAGCCATGAACCCAACAAGAGTGGCCCTTGATagaaaatcaataataaaacctaacctgcaatcatcaaaacaataaaaaaaatacaaaatcaataaaaatttgaacaaaaaaactCATGTTTCCTTCTACCAAAACAATTTTGTCAATGAAAATGATAGTCCTACAAAAAATTCAGCACATTTTCTAGGGAAAAGCCAAGAAAATTAATGACTTGAGGTCAACATCAAACaaaatttgttataaaaaaaaaacacatcacCATCAAAGTTGAAGAAATATTGACCTTAAAAGACCTAAAGAAGCCTGAAAAACACCAGCAAAGAAGGTAGAAGTGAAGGCTAATTTCAAGTAAAGAATCTGATCATCAACTGGAGAAACTGCCTCACTAAGCATAGACCCCATCACCAGTGATGCTATAGACACTGGACCAACTCCTAAATGTTTTGAGCTTCCAAGAATTGAGTATATCAATGGTGGCACAAAGCTTGAATCTGCATAAATTAACTCgttttgttataaatatttcaactttAAATTCatcagatttaatttttttcaacttgGTCATGAATTAGTCCTTACATAGTCCAATTATAGGTGGCAAATTTGCTAGCTTTGCATAACTGATTCCCTgaaatataacaaaattataTCAGACTACATATTAAAaagattatatatttttgatcaaTCTAATGATCAAATGTCCAAGAAAATCATATGCCATATCTCTATAATgagttacaaaaataaataaaatacagtCACATGAATTTCTAAGAGCTTAAGACAAAGGTCATGCACTAGATAAAACAAGAACATATTAGTGAAAACAAAAATTCagtaataaaaaacaaatcccaTTCCATTTTACCCACCTcactaaaactaaaataattaaacaccactctaataatccaaaaaaacaaaaataaaattcagaaGAATACTACAAAACCCacctcaaaaatttatttcttaTACACAAACTCATCACATAACCATATTAGTACCACATGCATTCACATAGAAATAATCACCATTAAATTATGTCTGCACTGCAACTTTTCatatgtatttatatttattttgtggTGCTAACCTGAGGAATAGCAAGACTGGCAATGGTGAGACCAGAAATGATGTCAGACCTGAAAAGCTTCAAGCTATACTCAGGACCCCATTGAAATATAGGAAAGAAAAACTGCAGACCGAGGATGAGTTTCTTGGGCCATGTTTGGTTCTTGAATCTGTGAAGAGGATCATCAGGGAAAAAGATTTCAGAAAGGCGCTGTTTAAGTTTGTGGAAGGTGGTGGTTTTTGGTGGCAAACAAACACTGTGTATCTCCATTGTTGTACTGGTTGGTGGCATTACTATTGTGGTTTCACCATGGCTACAGAAATCTTCGACTCGGTTAGAACTCAGACCCATAAATTTGGTTTTGAATGGAAGGCAAAAAGTGAGTGAGAAGTTGATTTGCTGAAGAAAAATGAGCATGGTGTTTGAATTTATAGAGAGTGAAGAATATGTGTCGAGAACATTTGGCAGTTACGTAGCAGTTGTCTGTATTTCGTTGGGTAAGGGTGTTTTcgtcatttttatttatgttctccagtaatattattatttctatGGTTTTATGGGTGTGTTAGGGTTAGATTAGTCATGCCTAATGTCTTGATATTAAATTATACCAAGATTTATACTTTTTCATAAAACATTGAGAAtttctaaatatttaataaagtgtaattttatgaaatttatataatgtcttataaaatgattaaaagtaACATATGCACCCCGATTAAGCAAGTAATTATGTCTTACATATTTCTTtccttttaataaattttacttcTAGTTAAATCATGACCATACTTTCAGTGGCGGAACCACGGGAGGGtcaggagggtcggccgaccctcctcgccgGCGGAAGACTGAGGGACTGGTGCTACTCTCGACTGGTCCCCTGTTGTTCTCGACCCTTCCGTGTAACCGGCTTGGCAGCTGATGCAGGATGCCGGCCAAGAATGATTCACGCAGTGGGCTTTAGTTCGGACTCTATATAATTCTGTTTATGTAAAAATAGATAATGAACTGCATATGGCTCAGTGGAAGAGGCTTATTGCTTTGACAAATTATCTTGGTTCGATTCCtatgtatgtttttttttactattatttttttctttattttagctCCTTAATTTAAGATAAAACTAGAAAAATTAAATCTGCAGAAAATATTAGGTTTTACCCCTTTTTTTCTCCCTTTAttcttatatatttttcaaaaccctaactctaaaatTGAATCACATTCATTCAATTAATCACTTTTCACCACTTAATTTTTAAACCCATTAATATTTCtactcaattatcaaaaaaaattcaattttaacttaattttttcatttggtgaattgataattttttttgttaatttttatgcGAAATTTCGACCCTCCTACAAAAATtttctggttccgccactgcaTACTTTACAcaaattttgtattaaaaactatctttatttttaaaaattatatcgatttttaaaaaaatatctatttaatcaattcaatttaatgttctgttctttttttatattttcaaaatcaagTTTTCAAATtgtttaagtaatttattaaataatgttAATGATTTCCTTTCAAAAAACTAATGTTAATGTTTTATAATGGCCAAATTTCGTAAAAAGTCCAAACCGTTCATACAAGTTTCACAAAAGTGCCGACATttcaattttgttgattttggccGAATacatattatttggtttcaattgtggccaactctcaatttgatttcaattttttttatgtggcgcctacgtggcatgcacatatattgaaaggttatgatttttgtgaaaccaaataatccatttttggccaaaatcggcaaaattgaaaggtcatgacttttgtgaaatcaaataatcagtttttggccaaaatcaataaaattaaaaagtcagaatttttataaaatttttgtgaaaggtttggtcttTTTACAATATTTGGCCTTTTATAATTGATTGCAGCCATCACTTTTATGGTCAGTACAAAGTGATTTATTTGTCAGAAAGTTGACCAGCAGTGTAAGTTGTaagatatcaattttttatttttggaaagaATGGTGTTATTTAATCGaatatttttatccttttttattGTACCGTCTAACGTgacagtaaaaaaattgaacaatttaaaaagaaaagttgaagaatataattttaaataaaaatttagcatATCAAAATTTACCACGTAAGGAGGGAtattaaaaaagatataaaatataaaaaaaaaattattagctatttattatatctataaaattaaaataatataaataaagaaatagCTACCGTCAACAGAAGAATCAAACTATTAATAGCtgctggaaaaaaaaaactctaaagaGCAAGAGTtcgttagaaaaaaaaaaggcgCTTCTATTAGCGAATTCTCGATAGCATATacatgtttttttatgtttctaTTAGCAAATATTTGAAAATCCAAATATTGCATATGGACCATATACTAATATGTTTCGCTGTAATCAAATTCGAAAATATAAAACCATTCTATTATAGATATTAGAAAAAtcaatctaaatttttttattaaataaatattttgaaatttgtaaTTGATACATGAATTGTGTAtaacgttttttttaatttaattgataataatattttttattttaacaaaattatacTTGAAAATGAGTTTATTTTGTAGGTTTATCAGTTGGATCGAAGCGGAACGTTTTTGGATAGAAGAATcgaatttggaagttttcgggGGGAAAGAATACATTTCTGAAGAGAAGATATTCCTGAAGAGAAGACATTCTTGAAGCGAAGACATTCCTGATGAGAATATATTTGTGAAGCTCTTCAGGAATCCTTACTCGGCGGGATTCACTTCGACAAAACAGCCCTGAAGAGCAAGGGATGTCCTGAAGAGCGGCAGGAATTCTTGCTCGGCAAAAATTAGATCGGTGAAACAGTTTTGAAGAGCAGCAAGATCCTGAAGAGTTTCAGGACTGTCATAGTGGAAACTTTTGGGGTTTTTCTAATATGAAACGGAATCAGATTCAGACTGAAATCGATTTGCAAGATGCTTTTAGAACTTCTCCACTATATAAACTCAGCTCATTAACTTTGTAATTTATCTAGTTTTTcattgtttttagtttataaaCAATTTGTCGTAACTTAATTTCGTTTTAATCCTTAGAGTTATTTTAAGACTTAAATCTTCGAATTTTTGATTCAAGACTTGTGTTCCGAATAATTGCATATTTTAattcaagtatttttaattcatattatttaattatatttattatttttgattattGATTTCTTCAATTATGTCTAGTTAAATCTTTTGAATCTAGAATATTGTAAGTAGTATGGGTTTAATTCAAATCTGAGATTTAATGTTCTCTCTTTTATTATTCTTGCAATTTTTGTTATTGAGTTTAATATAATTGAATAGCTAACAATTATATGATGCTAAATTGGTTTGTGAGTAAATGTTATTAAAGCATATTGATTGGAAGAGATACAagaacataattataaaatatgagtCCGTCCACTATATTTGCGTTGCGTGGCATGTGTGGATAACTTTTCTTAATACTTTGTTTATAATTGTCggattattttctattattcTCTAAGCCGTGACAGTAAGGATGATTCGGGATAATCGAGTTCACTAATAGAAATatgtcatttagcgacggattttttcGTCGCTAAATGGCATTAGCGACGGAAggaaaaaattagcgacggatttttaaaaatttagcgacggatttagcgacggattttaatccgtcactaatatttttttaaaaaaaaataaaaaaattaatttttttaattaaagctaaaaatgaaatattatttaatctatagcccacggtgtaataccccaaaatatttaattagcttattggaccacgtgtccagttttgattcgccagagtggtgatatcagaagaatttctgaaaagataaagtaaataagtttcaagtatgtcggttttgagaaattaattatgagaaaattaaggttatatttcaattctaaagttagaattggaattaaaaggaaaagtgtcaagaaaagcccaaaataaagtgcagggagcaaagtggtaatttagccactttgtgtcgaaaatggaattTTGTAGGATTTGACGggaagtgttaatatcgagtttcgtattatttatcggatataaataatacgtaaaagtaataatttaagagtttatagatttagttatggactaaatcgtgcgaaagaaaagtttaaaggataaataataagaataaaaaagaacaaggactcaagtgggattttagccaaatcatatataattaagaaaatatgAACGAATGGAAGAGAGACTTCCAGAGAGAGAGCGAGTGAGTTGAGAGAAAACCTTCGATCGATTCGTTTCGctgccgtttctccgttcgacgtctgattcaagcgattcaagcggcgatttcttcagaaccgaaagctctatcatctccggccatcaaattaaggtaagaggtcgggttttggcatgaaaacgatgggtttgttggctgttttgaGTTAGGATCGAGTTTGGATtggaatttgacgtttttaaggttattatggcgtttttgaagaaaccgagatatgggtattgattagggaagtgtttagcacgtcgggattgtggcgaaacctCGAAAAAGTTGATTTCCgaggctgtgcacgtggtacacgaccgtgcaccacgggtgcacgaacgtgtactagaagtacacgaacgtgtactagaagtacacgaacgtgcacctgaagtgcacgaacgtgcactcttcatggtacacgaacgtgtactagaggtacacgaacgtgtacccctgaggtgcacgaacgtgtacccacCAAaatgcacgcccgtgcaccccgactcgTATCCATGTGTATATGATGAATATTTGATGTAGAAATTcaacgttttgagtaatttgactctaaaggatgGATTTCGGACTTTGATAATCTTTagtctcgagattagctcgacgttttagataaataataataatggaaaacgtcaaggacgttaagcgattctcaattatgagaaatagtattcactaagtcgtttatacgactaaagttattgaatacgtaaataagtataaaatgaaacttaaccctaaaacttaaaagtattatacgtataagaatgcgagaatcacgtctaactattaacgatttatcagacgtgtcagcgagtagtggaggcAGTAGAAGCGaactagcgagggcatatcatttcatcgaccatatttgtgattggattgcggtcaatgtgagttgcattttactttcgtgtattatatatgtaaagttattttatatagatatgtatactgtttttacgcatcacATGttagatttgattaaatgttatatgttttcaTTAAGTTTAtttacgagaactagtatgcgatccgaagaaactagctacctattgggtgtcaattgttgggttttataggttcataacgcagcggaatttcaaaaatttatctaaaaacccaaaccaagatccatgtaattcgaattaacagaataattacttacttgtatgtcgaattcaacagcaatgtaggaaggaaggaggtggttcactttggtgatacctggcctcggatcagaaacgcctccaaaagaacgcgtcctctacgagtatccacacgaacagaccttagccaaaactagttcttgtgtgctagcactattgcttcacaagcaatttcgaattttagtgatttagtgaataatgaatttcgtgattcttaaaccaactgcttaatgagtatttatagtgataaataacactagggtttgagacaaattcgaatttcaatctcattgcaattctacaagtttatgtttatcaaaaactcctttttgataattatccatatatattaattactatatttattatcttccaaaaataataaattaaggaaaacacttatccttaaatttcgaattaatatatatatttattaatatatatatattacgaattatatatatatatatatatacataattaatcacttaatcacattgggcttgtacaacccataactgttttgggcatgttcttagtgtgcgaccctgtaggttcatataacgttggcagtaggctcgaaatccctatttcagcccacaagtcataagtggcctctagcaagacattatgactacccaagttatatgaatatcgataatccgatttaaccatttataataatattttaatccctttgtctctcgatatccagattgaatataaggcatagttatgccatccttataacattcaatcattagtttcttgactccaagtagactgaaaatgataagttcttatcaattagcatggccatgcattttcttcagtctatcttcttcaagaggcccatagatatcttactcaaataaatgagggacaaattccttctcagtcactcacatttctcacatagttactttcatatccaatgacaatctattccattatcctgttaaagataatgtaaaactgtatcaaaatatgaaatagctatgtagaaatccatgatgatttcaaggtcaaaggattatactaatagaactgtaatgagaattacttatgacagtgatctatgtagtattctcacagtgggtcatccagtgccttatttctcaaatagcacctatgatttgacttaatatctcatatacatgattagtaaaacataatcatcagtcaacatcatactagtctcaatgttctattaagactagggatagatggtatataattcttttattaaacctaagggttctactatcaactcacatactcgatgaccttagaaagaattaaccattcaagtattttaatcattaatataaaatgatgaaaactgccaatcaataaataataaaatgataaagtcaaaacatggtcaaacatgattgacctagtgcatatcactaacatcaataggctgtgtgatcaccagtatcgagtcagtctagtatgtttgcattgagaaatgacctgacacagctgggagctgatgatgaatataaaatttacgattgggtatatgatttgatacgagtgagtactcggctacggtgtagtctggagtccccgtatctagtggctgggccaccagcgagttggactcgcgattgatatttacggttgggttgaatgataatgattattcgagagatgtgtcgcatgctaggatattagtttcgtacggatcgaatacgtgtttatatgtttcatactatgttttcttgaaatgcgatgctatatttttatattaatatcgttagtaaatgtcaactcactcagtattttcccaaatactgacccctcacctttgctgtttccaggtgcttagtgtgtggacttagctagaggccaattttgaagtccagaagtcagctgtatatgtatagtttctgacttctgtgaatgctgcagtagtagtcccgcgttgacagagtcgtagcctagacagcagtgtatttttattgtacATATCcttgctgtcctgtttataggtttttgtaggctacgtgttgtatatgttgtgcacggcaccagatgccggtgatatgttggatacactaactgatggatatagtaccgcgaggccagttcgtacaaggtacggtaactagagcccgcgaggtttttgaacagttagtgtaaatgtttgtgtatacatgttatgtatacttgcttctgttgctttgtgataattgtttattatttgcgaaaaattaattgtgattttaggcttgctacgggttccggagctaccactcccgttccctagcgccggttgcggctcaatatttttgGTCGTGACACACGGTCACCCACCCACCCGCGATAGGTCACCTATCATCATCCTCCGGCAATTTTCgcaaacttcccagtaggtcacccatccttcaatTGCTCTCAGCCAAACCTCTTTAACCTTCTAGTTTCTTCGCGCGTAACTCCATCTTATCCAGCTCAGATTCttgatacatatatatatgaatattatatttaaatataactaaaaggaACGAATATTTACTCCCGCAATTAACAGccacattataaaataattatttttttacaaatatttatttttttaataaataattattttttatacataattaattttttaataaataattattttattaataaataaatatcgtttaataaataaatattttattaataaataaatattgtttaataaataattattttattaataaataaatattttttaacaaatacatatttttaaataaatatatattttttaaataaataattgtttttaataaaattaatacttttagcgacggattctgaAAACTGtaaaagtaagcatttagcgacggattctgaaatccgtcgctaaaattgaaaaaaaattggcggggtTTGTCCCgcaattttagcgacggaatttccgtcgctaaagttggcgggatgaatcccgccaatttttttaaggatttagcgacgaattcaaaatccgtcgctaatcgacagttttctagtagtggttATAAACAATAGATTAACATCGTCTACGGAATAGGAGGTTAACGAAGTTAAATCTATCCGCAATTGCaaataatgattaaaattaGGATTGATACTGGTTAGAATAAAGATGTGAAGGATTGCCCATATGAAAGCAATATTCTAGGTTTTCTTTTTACCATcgtttttcttgttttattttctattttagtttaattagtttaaaatcaatcaatcaaaatttgTTAGTGcaaataataattagttaactattttggtactaaaataaattttttgtggGTTCAGCTCGTATTTCTCACTTTATTACTTGTTTTATCAATATTGTTCACTTGCAATTTCGTGCATCAGTAATAAATTAGATATTGTACTATGAATATAATattatagtaatatttttataaaaattaatctttaatttctttttgatttctatAAGTTAAATCTAGTGatagttttgtatttttaaattcagATTTTCGAAGTTTAAATCCCTcctatttttttagtaaaagaaATATTAATCTTAAAATGATAATAATCATAAGGCTAAAATGTTGTTGAGTGGAATATCTCATATTCCATTTTAGCTCCTTCTTGGCATTAATAAATCACGGCCGTCCAATTTAGCGTGGCGCGCCAGACACCAATTTTCACTAAATTCTTTTCCTACACTTTTCTACTTTTGTCCATGTTTATTCCATTAAAAAGTTTTCCTTCTAATTCAAGCCGTCAAAACTCAATCACTGTTCCGCCGATGGgttacagtttttttttttttttttttgagaataatgaaaattttattaatagggaaataaaaatacaacttgattAAATATTGAACAAATCAATACATTCaagaagtacaataataga
This window of the Mercurialis annua linkage group LG5, ddMerAnnu1.2, whole genome shotgun sequence genome carries:
- the LOC126681011 gene encoding probable sulfate transporter 3.4, whose protein sequence is MGLSSNRVEDFCSHGETTIVMPPTSTTMEIHSVCLPPKTTTFHKLKQRLSEIFFPDDPLHRFKNQTWPKKLILGLQFFFPIFQWGPEYSLKLFRSDIISGLTIASLAIPQGISYAKLANLPPIIGLYSSFVPPLIYSILGSSKHLGVGPVSIASLVMGSMLSEAVSPVDDQILYLKLAFTSTFFAGVFQASLGLLRLGFIIDFLSRATLVGFMAGAAIIVSLQQLKGLLGIVHFTTKMQFVPVMASVFHHRDEWSWKTIVMGFSFLLFLLTTRHISMKKPKLFWVSAAAPLTSVILSTLLVFALKSKIHGVSIIGQLPKGLNPPSANMLYFNGPMLAVAIKTGIVTGILALTEGIAVGRTFAAIKNYQVDGNKEMMAIGIMNMAGSCSSCYVTTGSFSRSAVNYNAGAQTAVSNIVMASAVLVTLLFLMPLFYYTPNVILGAIIITAVIGLIDYRGAYQLWKVDKLDFLACLSSFLGVLFISVPLGLAIAVGVSVFKILLHVTRPNTAVMGNIPGTHIYQSLNRYREALRIPSILILAIESPIYFANATYLQERILRWIREEEERIKANNESILKCIILDMTAVTAIDTSGIDLVRELRKMLEKRSLQLVLANPGGSVMEKLHQSKILDSFGLNGLYLSVGEAVADISALWKSQA